AATCATATTTGCTAAAGAATTATCTACAGCTACCATAGCTAACAAAACATGCCAAGTTTCCAGGCAATGGCTATCAAAGCGAGCAGCTTGGAACTGCGCCTGTCTAAAAATGTCTTGCATCTTCGTTGAATACATAATCATTAATTGCTTCCCTTTCTGTCAATTCGTTGCAATAAGCGATAGAGCATTCGTGCACGAATAGTTGAACCATCAGTTCCTAAAACATCATCAGACGCCACAGCCAAAATGATATTTCCCTCACGCTCTGTCAATAAGTGTTCGTCAAAAAGCAATTGTATCGAGTCCGTGAAAACTTGCTCACTGATACAGTCTTCAATAGTTGCCATTAAATTGCCAATCAGATGGTGTTTGTCTGAAAAATGAACCTTGGCAATACGAATATAGCCTCCACCACCTCGTTTACTCTCTACTTCATAGCCTCGACTCTCCGTAAAACGGGTTTTAATGACATAGTTGATCTGACTTGGGACAACTTGAAACGAATCTGCTAGCATGGACCGCTTAATTTCTGCTATTCCTGACTTAGCTAATAATTCTTTAATATACTCTTCAATGCTGTCTGAAGTATTTTTGGTTGGCATGCTGTCACTCCTTTGCTTGCGGGCTACTCTAAAAACTTAGTAGCACCACGTCAATACATTTTGACTAAAACTGACTATTATTATAACAAATACAAGACCTTAAACGCAACTCTTAATCATTAAAGGTAACTGGTAGAAATCAAAAAAGCAGTTGCTGTTTCCAACATCTGCTTCTCTTTAGTTACTTTAACCAGATTAGGCCAATTTAGTGATATTGACTGCTTGAGGTCCACGTTGACCTTCTTCGACGTCAAATGCCACTTTTTGTCCTTCTTCTAACGTTTTAAAACCATTAGTTTGGATGGCTGAAAAATGTGCAAAGACATCTTGACCGTTTTCAGTTGAAATAAAACCAAAACCTTTTTCAGCATTAAACCATTTTACTGTACCTTGTGCCATATACATCCACTTCCTTTCTAAAAATCATTTGTAAAAATAGAGAGAAATAAAGATGTTGAAACACAAATACTAACTCAAAAACTAATTTACTCACTAAGAGTAACACATTTTATAACACTTGTCAATAACATGCTTAAAAACATTAAGAATATAGTTGCATTGTAATGGGTGGTTACTTTATAAAGCTGACTATGGTAAGGTAAACAAGTAGAGATTCAACTCTACTCGCTCTCACATCACCGTGTCTATCGTTAAGGTGCACGGCAGTTCAACTAACTTTTAACGCATATCGTTTAAGGGGGTAAGAACTCTGACCTTTATTTGCAATCGTTTACCAATTTTGGCCATAGTATTTTTCATACCTAATAATCAGGCTCTAAAAGACATCTTCGGGAAATTTGACCGACTTTTGACCGACTTTATTTCTTTTTTTCTCTTTTTTTATCCTGCCGCAAAAAATAAAAACCTTGATTTAACAACGTTTTCACGAAGTTAATCAAGGCTTGTTTTGTATATAAAAGGCGGTAGACGGATTTGAACCGACGATCAAGCTTTTGCAGAGCCGTGCCTTACCACTTGGCTATACCGCCACAACAAAGATTATTTTACCCTAATTCCACAAATCCGTCAAGCACTATTTGCACAAGACATATCCAATTAATATAACAGCCATTCCCTGATCTCATGCCAAAATAGGTTACAATATTAGCGATTAGGTAACCATAATATTAAGTTGCCTTAACGGAATCAAAAAAGTTTTTTGTAAACGCTTTAATAACAATTATATTTTCTGTAGATTATAATTAAATTAACCTTTGATTTAACGGCATCTTCAGCTTATTTAGAATCATTTTAATTAATGTGATTTATTTCACAACTTAATTGTCAGAAAATAATCGCTGATTTCCCAGTAAAATCAAGGGTTTCTGAGTAGACATAATCTTGTTGTTCTTTTATAATACAAGTATAAAACTATAAAAAAGGAGGACAACTATATGTCTCTAATTGGAAAAGAAATTGCTGAATTTTCAGCTCAAGCTTATCACGATGGAAAATTCATCACTGTTACAAATGAAGACGTTAAAGGAAAATGGGCAGTTTTTTGTTTCTACCCAGCAGACTTTTCATTTGTTTGCCCAACTGAACTCGGTGACCTTCAAGAGCAATACGAAACACTGAAATCTCTTGGTGTAGAAGTTTATTCTGTCTCTACTGATACTCATTTTGTTCATAAAGCTTGGCATGATGATTCAGATGTGGTTGGCACTATCACATACCCTATGATTGGTGACCCTTCACACCTTATTTCACAAGCCTTTGAAGTGCTTGGCGAAGACGGACTTGCTCAACGTGGAACATTTATCGTTGATCCAGATGGTATTATCCAAATGATGGAAATTAATGCTGATGGTATTGGACGTGACGCTAGCACCTTGATTGATAAAATTCACGCTGCCCAATACGTCCGTAAACATCCAGGTGAAGTTTGTCCAGCTAAATGGAAAGAAGGCGCTGAAACTTTGACACCAAGTCTTGATTTAGTTGGTAAAATTTAATAAATTTTAGGAGGAAAGCTATGGCATTAAGTCCTGATATTAAAGAACAACTTGCCCAATACCTCACCCTGTTAGAAGCTGATCTTGTTTTGCAAGTTTCCCTTGGTGACAATGAGCAGTCTCAAAAAGTCAAAGACTTTGTGGAAGAAATAGCTGCTATGTCTGAGCGTATTTCTATTGAAAACATCACTTTAGACCGACAACCAAGCTTTAAGGTTGCGAAAAAAGGTCACGGTAGTGGGGTTGTCTTTGCTGGTCTTCCTTTAGGCCACGAATTGACGTCCTTTATTCTTGCTCTCTTGCAAGTATCTGGACGTGCTCCAAAAGTGGATCAAGATGTTATTGATCGCATCAAGGCCATTGACCGTCCGTTGCATTTTGAAACTTATGTCAGCTTAACCTGCCATAACTGCCCAGATGTTGTTCAAGCTTTAAACATTATGTCCGTCTTGAACGACAAGATTTCACACACTATGGTAGAAGGCGGCATGTTCCAAGATGAAGTGAAAGCAAAAGGCATTATGTCTGTCCCTACTGTCTTTTTAGACGGGGAAGAATTCACTTCTGGTCGCGCTACCATTGAGCAACTCTTAGAACAAATCGCTGGCCCACTTTCTGAGGAAGCCTTTGCTGATAAAGGCCTCTATGATGTCCTTGTTATTGGTGGTGGCCCTGCGGGCAATAGCGCTGCTATCTATGCAGCTCGTAAAGGACTAAAAACAGGTTTACTTGCTGAAACCTTTGGTGGTCAGGTCATGGAAACGGTCGGCATCGAAAACATGATTGGTACCCTTTACACTGAAGGACCAAAATTAATGGCCGAAGTGGAGGCCCATACTAAGTCTTATGATGTTGATATTATCAAAGCACAACTAGCTACTTCTATTGAGAAAAAAGAAAACATCGAGGTTACTCTAGCTAATGGTGCGGTTCTACAAGCCAAAACTGCTATCTTAGCTCTTGGGGCCAAATGGCGTAACATTAATGTTCCTGGTGAAGATGAATTCCGTAATAAAGGGGTGACTTACTGCCCTCACTGTGACGGTCCTCTCTTTGAAGGCAAAGATGTTGCTGTTATCGGTGGTGGGAACTCTGGATTAGAAGCGGCCCTTGACTTGGCTGGTCTTGCTAAACACGTTTACGTTTTAGAATTCTTGCCTGAACTTAAAGCTGACAAAGTGCTTCAAGACCGCGCAGCTAAGACTAACAATATGACCATCATCAAAAATGTTGCTACTAAGGACATTGTTGGAGAGGACCATGTTACAGGTCTTAACTACACTGAGCGTGATAGCGGTGAAGACAAACACCTTGACCTTGAAGGGGTCTTTGTTCAAATTGGTCTTGTTCCAAACACAGCTTGGCTCAAAGATAGTGGTGTCAACCTAACCGACCGCGGAGAAATCATTGTGGATAAACATGGGTCAACCAATATTCCTGGTATCTTTGCTGCTGGGGACTGTACTGATTCAGCTTATAAACAAATCATTATTTCCATGGGGTCTGGTGCTACTGCTGCCATCGGTGCCTTTGACTACTTGATTCGTCAATAAAACAGCATATTTAAAAGAAGTTTTGAGCTAACGCTCAAAGCTTCTTTTTTAAATTTTTTAAAGAATACGACCTCGGTCAACTGTGAGTTGTCCTTTTTTATAGACTTGGTGAATCAAGTTGGTGGCAAAGAAATAAAATGGGTAATCAATATTTGGGGCATCAAAAATGGCAATATCTGCTTCTTTACCAACTGTCAAACTACCAACTCTCTCCTGACGATTGACAGAGTAGGCCGCGTTAATGGTAACAGCATTTAAGACTTCAATCGGTGTTAAACGTAACATAAAACAACCTAATTGCATCACAAACTGCATGTTAGCAGTCGGGCAACTGCCTGGATTACTATCTGTTGAGAGGGTGATGGCCATGCCAGCATCGATCATTTTGCGAGCAGGGGCATAAGTGTCTTCCATCAAACTAAAGGTGGTGGCTGGAAGCAAATTACCAATAACACCAGCACCAATCAACTTAGCGATACCATCATCTGTTATCATCATCAAATGCTCTGCACTAACTGCGCTGAGCTCTGCTGCGACATCAACTCCGCCTATAGACGCAATTTCATCTGCGTGAATACGAAGCTTGAAGCCCATTTCTTTGGCTTTGCTTAACAGATAGCGAGACTCATCAGCTGTAAAAACATTTTTTTCACAGAAAATATCACAAAATTCTGCCAGATTTTCCTCTTTAACAACAGGAAGCATATCCTTGATAATCACATCGAGATAAGCCTTAGGATTCCCTTTGTATTCTTCAGGAATCGCATGGGCTGCCATAAACGTAGACACCAAATCAATGGGATGGTCTTTTTCTAAAGCAGCAACAACATCCAGTTGGCGTTTTTCTGTTTCCCAATCAAGGCCGTAGCCACTTTTCGCTTCGACAGTAGTCACTCCATGAAGCAACATGTAGTCTAGCAATCTCTTGGATTTTTGATAAAGGTTGTCAAAGCTGGCTGACCGAGTGGCCCTCACCGTGCTTAAAATACCACCACCTTGAGCTAAAATATCCAAGTAAGACACCCCTGCTAATTTCTTGGCAAATTCATGTTCACGACTGCCACCATAGACCAAATGGGTATGACAGTCAATAATACCAGGCGTTGCAATTTTACCTTTATAAGAACGCATAATAGTCTGTGTACCGACAAGCTCAGCATCTGGTTCACCAGAACCAAGAGCCACAATGAGGCCGTCTTTGATGGCTATATAGCCATCTTCAACGATAGTGGCTTTTTTCATTTCTTGACCAGTTAAAGGATGACCTGGATCATTTAGACAAAATAGTTGATTAAAATGTGTTAATAAGACATCAGCAACCATAAAAACCTCCTTTTTTAACATCGTTTGTCAACTGATTAATAGCCATTACTAGTCCCCCCTCACCCACTCAATAGTTGCGATCTTTGCAACTTTGGTAACAACAATTAACCTCTGACTGACTTTATCTGTCATACCTCAAGTGTACTGATTAAGCGTCAAATTTTAGTCAAAAAATGAGGTTTTGATTTTTTTTTAGACTTTTTTCGCATTTCAAAGCGTGGTTGACTTTTTATAGACTAGACTAAGTTAGACTAATCTCGACAATAAAAAGGAGTTGAGGAGGAGTTTTCTATGTCATTTTACAGTGAAACTGACATAGCTGCCGCTATGACTGTTAAGTTAGACGATGTTTTACCGGAAAAGACTGTGTTTGAAGAAGGTATCCGAAGAGCACCAGACAGAGGTTTTCGATTGACCCAGGCTCAGACCGAAATCGCCTTGAAAAATGCCCTACGCTATGTACCTACGAAGTTCCACGAAGAAGTCATTCCAGAATTTTTGGAAGAACTCAAAACCCGTGGCCGTATTTATGGCTACCGCTTTAGACCAAAAGACCGCATTTACGGCAAACCCATTGACGAGTACAAGGGAAATTGTACAGCTGCCAAGGCCATGCAGGTCATGATTGACAATAACTTGAGTTTTGAAATTGCCTTGTACCCTTACGAACTAGTCACATATGGAGAAACTGGTTCTGTTTGTGCCAACTGGATGCAATATTGTTTGATTAAAAAATACCTAGAAGTCATGACTGATGAACAAACCTTGGTGGTTGAGTCTGGTCATCCAGTTGGTCTTTTCAAATCCAAACCTGAAGCGCCTCGTGTGATTATTACTAATGGCCTTTTGGTGGGTGAATACGACAACATGAAAGACTGGGAAATCGCTGAAGAGATGGGTGTCACCAACTATGGTCAAATGACCGCAGGTGGTTGGATGTATATTGGCCCACAAGGAATCGTTCATGGAACGTTTAATACCCTCTTAAATGCTGGTCGTCTCAAACTTGGAGTGGCTGATGACGGTGATTTGACCGGTAAACTCTTCATCTCATCTGGTCTAGGAGGCATGAGTGGGGCACAAGGTAAGGCTGCTGAAATTGCTAAAGCAGTTGCCATTATTGCTGAAGTTGACCAATCTCGGATTAAAACCCGTCATTCTCAAGGCTGGATCAGTCAAATTGCCGAAAGCCCTGAAGAAGCTCTGCAATTAGCCCAAAAAGCCATAGATGCTAAGGAGTCCACTTCGATTGCTTACCATGGTAATATCGTTGATCTTTTAGAGTACGTCAATGACAAGCAGATTCATGTTGATCTTTTGTCTGACCAAACCTCTTGTCACAACGTTTATGACGGTGGCTACTGCCCAGTAGGTATTAGCTTTGACGAAAGAACCCGGCTCTTGGCAGAAGATAAAGATACCTTCCACCAAATGGTTGATGATACCTTGGCACGGCATTTTGAAGCTATTAAGACGTTAACTGAAAATGGCACCTATTTCTTTGACTACGGCAATGCCTTTATGAAGTCTGTTTACGACTCTGGTATTACAGAAATTTCTAAGAATGGTCGTAACGACAAAGACGGATTTATCTGGCCATCCTATGTGGAAGATATCATGGGACCTATGCTTTTTGACTATGGCTATGGACCTTTCCGTTGGGTCTGCTTGAGTGGTAATCACGATGACTTGGTGGCCACTGACAAAGCTGCCATGGAAGCTATCGATCCTGACCGCCGCTATCAAGACCGTGATAACTACAACTGGATTCGTGATGCTGAGAAAAATCAACTCGTAGTTGGTACCCAAGCCCGGATCCTTTACCAAGACTGTATCGGTCGTGTGACTATCGCCCTTAAATTTAATGAATTGGTCCGCAAAGGCAAGATTGGTCCTGTCATGATTGGTCGTGACCACCATGACGTGTCTGGTACCGACTCACCATTTCGTGAAACCTCAAACATTAAAGACGGTTCCAATGTGACCTGTGATATGGCGGTGCAATGTTACGCTGGTAACGCTGCGCGTGGTATGAGTTTAGTGGCTCTTCATAACGGTGGCGGAACTGGTATTGGTAAAGCCATCAATGGTGGTTTCGGACTTGTTTTAGATGGCAGCGAACGCATTGATGAGATTATTAAATCTGCTATTGCTTGGGACACCATGGGTGGTGTTGCTCGTCGCAATTGGGCTCGCAATGAGCACGCTATTGAAACCGCTATTGAGTATAATCGTCTCCATGCAGGTACTGATCACATCACTATCCCATACTTGGCTGATGATGACCTTGTGACTTCAGCAGTAGATCAATTATTTCACTAATAACTGCTAGCTAAAAATGTAAGCGTTATCTAAAGTAGATAACCTATTCCCTTAATGAGTAATTCAATGACATAAAAGGAGATTAAACATGGCGAAAATTGTTGAATGTATTCCCAACTTCTCAGAAGGCCAAAATCAGGCTGTTATCGATGGTTTGGTAGCGACGGCCAAAAGTATTCCTGGAGTGACCCTTCTCGACTACTCTTCTGATGCGAGCCACAACCGGAGCGTGTTTACCTTGGTTGGAGATGACCAGTCTATTCAAGAAGCAGCTTTCCAACTGGTGAAATACGCTTCTGAAAACATTGATATGACCAAACATCATGGCGAACACCCTCGTATGGGAGCAACCGATGTCTGCCCATTCGTTCCGATCAAAGACATCACTACACAAGAATGTGTTGAGATTTCCAAACAAGTCGCAGAACGGATTAACCGTGAACTTGGAATCCCAATCTTCCTTTATGAAGATTCTGCCACACGCCCAGAACGTCAAAACCTGGCCAAAGTCCGTAAAGGACAATTCGAAGGCATGCCAGAAAAACTGTTGGAAGAGGATTGGGCACCTGACTACGGAGATCGTAAGATTCACCCAACTGCTGGGGTAACTGCCGTTGGTGCTCGCATGCCATTGGTTGCTTTCAATGTTAATTTGGATACTGACAATATCGACATTGCTCATAAAATTGCGAAAATTATCCGCGGTTCAGGTGGTGGCTACAAATATTGTAAGGCTATCGGTGTCATGTTAGAAGACCGTCATATTGCCCAAGTTTCCATGAACATGGTTAACTTTGAAAAATGTTCTCTTTACCGTACTTTTGAAACCATCAAATTTGAAGCGCGTCGCTACGGTGTGAATGTTATTGGTTCTGAAGTCATCGGCTTAGCGCCAGCCAAGGCCTTAATCGATGTGGCTGAATACTACTTACAAGTTGAGGACTTTGACTACCATAAACAGATTCTTGAAAACCATTTGCTAGGTTAGGAGGTTCTCTATGGGTTTAGTTGATTTAAGCTTAACAGATTTCGCTAAAGTCCTTGGCTCAGATGCCCCTGCTCCAGGTGGTGGTTCTGCTGCTGCTCTCTCTGGCGCTAATGGCATTTCCTTAACCAAGATGGTCTGTGAATTGACTCTTGGTAAGAAAAAATACGCTGACTACCAAGATATTATTACAGAGATCCATGCTAAAAGCACCGCTCTACAAGCTAGCTTGCTTGCAGCCATTGACAAAGATACCGAAGCCTTCAACCTGGTTTCTGCCGTTTTTGATATGCCAAAAGAGACTGACGAAGACAAGGCTGCTAGACGAACTGCCATGCAAAAGGCCTTGAAAACAGCTGCACAATCACCTTTTGAGATGATGACCCTCATGGTCGAAGCACTTGAGATCACTGCAACAGCTGTCGGTAAGTCTAATACAAATGCTGCTAGCGACTTAGGAGTTGCTGCTTTAAACTTAAAAGCAGGTTTACAAGGCGCTTGGTTGAATGTTTTGATTAATCTGTCTGGCATCAAAGATGAAGACTTTGTTACCGACTATCGCCAAAAAGGACAAGCCTTACTAGACAAGGGCTGTCATTTGG
The genomic region above belongs to Streptococcus pyogenes and contains:
- a CDS encoding CtsR family transcriptional regulator translates to MPTKNTSDSIEEYIKELLAKSGIAEIKRSMLADSFQVVPSQINYVIKTRFTESRGYEVESKRGGGGYIRIAKVHFSDKHHLIGNLMATIEDCISEQVFTDSIQLLFDEHLLTEREGNIILAVASDDVLGTDGSTIRARMLYRLLQRIDRKGSN
- a CDS encoding cold-shock protein; this encodes MAQGTVKWFNAEKGFGFISTENGQDVFAHFSAIQTNGFKTLEEGQKVAFDVEEGQRGPQAVNITKLA
- the ahpC gene encoding alkyl hydroperoxide reductase subunit C is translated as MSLIGKEIAEFSAQAYHDGKFITVTNEDVKGKWAVFCFYPADFSFVCPTELGDLQEQYETLKSLGVEVYSVSTDTHFVHKAWHDDSDVVGTITYPMIGDPSHLISQAFEVLGEDGLAQRGTFIVDPDGIIQMMEINADGIGRDASTLIDKIHAAQYVRKHPGEVCPAKWKEGAETLTPSLDLVGKI
- the ahpF gene encoding alkyl hydroperoxide reductase subunit F, translated to MALSPDIKEQLAQYLTLLEADLVLQVSLGDNEQSQKVKDFVEEIAAMSERISIENITLDRQPSFKVAKKGHGSGVVFAGLPLGHELTSFILALLQVSGRAPKVDQDVIDRIKAIDRPLHFETYVSLTCHNCPDVVQALNIMSVLNDKISHTMVEGGMFQDEVKAKGIMSVPTVFLDGEEFTSGRATIEQLLEQIAGPLSEEAFADKGLYDVLVIGGGPAGNSAAIYAARKGLKTGLLAETFGGQVMETVGIENMIGTLYTEGPKLMAEVEAHTKSYDVDIIKAQLATSIEKKENIEVTLANGAVLQAKTAILALGAKWRNINVPGEDEFRNKGVTYCPHCDGPLFEGKDVAVIGGGNSGLEAALDLAGLAKHVYVLEFLPELKADKVLQDRAAKTNNMTIIKNVATKDIVGEDHVTGLNYTERDSGEDKHLDLEGVFVQIGLVPNTAWLKDSGVNLTDRGEIIVDKHGSTNIPGIFAAGDCTDSAYKQIIISMGSGATAAIGAFDYLIRQ
- the hutI gene encoding imidazolonepropionase, translating into MVADVLLTHFNQLFCLNDPGHPLTGQEMKKATIVEDGYIAIKDGLIVALGSGEPDAELVGTQTIMRSYKGKIATPGIIDCHTHLVYGGSREHEFAKKLAGVSYLDILAQGGGILSTVRATRSASFDNLYQKSKRLLDYMLLHGVTTVEAKSGYGLDWETEKRQLDVVAALEKDHPIDLVSTFMAAHAIPEEYKGNPKAYLDVIIKDMLPVVKEENLAEFCDIFCEKNVFTADESRYLLSKAKEMGFKLRIHADEIASIGGVDVAAELSAVSAEHLMMITDDGIAKLIGAGVIGNLLPATTFSLMEDTYAPARKMIDAGMAITLSTDSNPGSCPTANMQFVMQLGCFMLRLTPIEVLNAVTINAAYSVNRQERVGSLTVGKEADIAIFDAPNIDYPFYFFATNLIHQVYKKGQLTVDRGRIL
- a CDS encoding urocanate hydratase encodes the protein MSFYSETDIAAAMTVKLDDVLPEKTVFEEGIRRAPDRGFRLTQAQTEIALKNALRYVPTKFHEEVIPEFLEELKTRGRIYGYRFRPKDRIYGKPIDEYKGNCTAAKAMQVMIDNNLSFEIALYPYELVTYGETGSVCANWMQYCLIKKYLEVMTDEQTLVVESGHPVGLFKSKPEAPRVIITNGLLVGEYDNMKDWEIAEEMGVTNYGQMTAGGWMYIGPQGIVHGTFNTLLNAGRLKLGVADDGDLTGKLFISSGLGGMSGAQGKAAEIAKAVAIIAEVDQSRIKTRHSQGWISQIAESPEEALQLAQKAIDAKESTSIAYHGNIVDLLEYVNDKQIHVDLLSDQTSCHNVYDGGYCPVGISFDERTRLLAEDKDTFHQMVDDTLARHFEAIKTLTENGTYFFDYGNAFMKSVYDSGITEISKNGRNDKDGFIWPSYVEDIMGPMLFDYGYGPFRWVCLSGNHDDLVATDKAAMEAIDPDRRYQDRDNYNWIRDAEKNQLVVGTQARILYQDCIGRVTIALKFNELVRKGKIGPVMIGRDHHDVSGTDSPFRETSNIKDGSNVTCDMAVQCYAGNAARGMSLVALHNGGGTGIGKAINGGFGLVLDGSERIDEIIKSAIAWDTMGGVARRNWARNEHAIETAIEYNRLHAGTDHITIPYLADDDLVTSAVDQLFH
- the ftcD gene encoding glutamate formimidoyltransferase, whose amino-acid sequence is MAKIVECIPNFSEGQNQAVIDGLVATAKSIPGVTLLDYSSDASHNRSVFTLVGDDQSIQEAAFQLVKYASENIDMTKHHGEHPRMGATDVCPFVPIKDITTQECVEISKQVAERINRELGIPIFLYEDSATRPERQNLAKVRKGQFEGMPEKLLEEDWAPDYGDRKIHPTAGVTAVGARMPLVAFNVNLDTDNIDIAHKIAKIIRGSGGGYKYCKAIGVMLEDRHIAQVSMNMVNFEKCSLYRTFETIKFEARRYGVNVIGSEVIGLAPAKALIDVAEYYLQVEDFDYHKQILENHLLG
- a CDS encoding cyclodeaminase/cyclohydrolase family protein, with amino-acid sequence MGLVDLSLTDFAKVLGSDAPAPGGGSAAALSGANGISLTKMVCELTLGKKKYADYQDIITEIHAKSTALQASLLAAIDKDTEAFNLVSAVFDMPKETDEDKAARRTAMQKALKTAAQSPFEMMTLMVEALEITATAVGKSNTNAASDLGVAALNLKAGLQGAWLNVLINLSGIKDEDFVTDYRQKGQALLDKGCHLADDIYTKILDIV